One part of the Vibrio palustris genome encodes these proteins:
- the moaA gene encoding GTP 3',8-cyclase MoaA: MAQQFEDSFRRKFNYLRLSVTDVCNFKCTYCLPDGYYPTGSKNSSFLTLPEIERIVTTFAACGTSKVRITGGEPTLRKDFLDIVSTVASVPEIKKVATTTNGYRMAANVHDWKAAGLTNINVSIDSLDPRMFKQITGQNRFHQVMQGIDEAFIAGYEQVKVNVVLLKDLNHHALPDFLNWIKDRSIQLRFIELMQTGEMDSLFDNHHVSGVQIQNSLIANGWSMKPRQLTDGPAKVFTHPDYLGEVGLIMPYERHFCQTCNRLRVSALGKLHLCLFGEEGVELRDLLQSDSQQEALIARIGEHLQGKSVSHYLHDGNTGMTPHLASIGG, translated from the coding sequence ATGGCGCAACAATTCGAAGATAGTTTTCGGCGTAAGTTTAATTATTTACGCCTGTCCGTTACGGACGTATGTAATTTTAAATGTACCTACTGTTTACCCGATGGGTATTACCCAACAGGCAGCAAAAACTCGTCATTTCTGACCTTGCCCGAGATCGAACGTATTGTGACAACGTTCGCCGCTTGTGGCACGTCAAAAGTGCGTATCACCGGTGGTGAGCCGACATTACGCAAAGACTTTTTAGACATAGTGTCGACAGTGGCTAGTGTTCCTGAAATTAAGAAAGTAGCGACGACAACTAATGGTTATCGCATGGCTGCAAATGTGCATGATTGGAAAGCCGCTGGCCTGACGAATATAAATGTCAGTATCGATAGCTTAGATCCACGCATGTTTAAGCAAATCACGGGTCAAAATCGTTTTCACCAAGTCATGCAAGGGATTGATGAAGCGTTTATCGCTGGTTATGAGCAAGTCAAAGTGAATGTCGTCCTACTCAAAGATTTAAATCATCACGCTTTGCCTGATTTCTTGAATTGGATCAAAGACCGTTCGATTCAATTGCGTTTTATTGAGTTAATGCAAACCGGAGAAATGGATAGTTTATTTGATAACCATCATGTCTCGGGCGTGCAGATTCAAAATTCACTGATCGCCAATGGTTGGAGTATGAAACCACGTCAACTGACCGATGGCCCGGCTAAGGTATTTACTCATCCTGACTACCTAGGGGAAGTTGGGTTAATTATGCCTTATGAGCGGCATTTTTGTCAGACCTGTAACCGTTTACGAGTATCCGCACTGGGTAAGCTGCATTTGTGTTTATTTGGTGAGGAAGGTGTGGAGTTACGCGATCTTTTGCAATCTGATTCACAGCAAGAAGCGCTTATCGCGCGTATCGGTGAGCATTTACAGGGTAAGTCAGTGAGTCACTATTTACATGATGGCAATACGGGGATGACCCCACATTTGGCATCGATTGGTGGTTAG